A window of Hippoglossus stenolepis isolate QCI-W04-F060 chromosome 18, HSTE1.2, whole genome shotgun sequence contains these coding sequences:
- the nefmb gene encoding neurofilament medium chain b: MSYPVDTIGSPFRRAMDTRTSNYGYSRSGTPSSGYRSQSWSRASPGSTVAASYKRSVNMPVSRGYSSAVLSSADSGDYNQSSMLNGDYKRSNEKEQLQGLNDRFVVYIDKVHYLEQQNQQIESEIQALRQKQVSRSQLGDLYDEELQELRSVLEQIHHDKAQIQIDTDHIEDDIHRLRDRFDEEARIREETEAIIRVLKKDMGDSELVKSELEKKVQSLQDEIAFIRNNHEEEVSDLIAQIEASQVTMERKDLQKTDITEALREIRCELEGHSNQNLQQVENWFMCRYSKLTDAAEQNKDAIKSARDEISDYRRQLQSKTVELESVRGTRDSLERQLNDIEDRHNSDLSSLQETIHQLDNELKSTKWEMARHLREYQDLLNVKMALDIEIAAYRKLLEGEETHFSTFPYRQPITPAKISKPKSETSKLKVQHKFVEEIIEETRVEDDKSDLDEALAEIAQELSATLGGGGEDEEDEEEKEEAEGEVDAGEVEQEEVISATEAKVSSSAPAKGEEDEEEEDEAKGGDEDEEGEGGEELEKEEEGEGDDEGEKGDDAEGEGEDAGKEEEDEEEVEETVLCSEAPESKASPDKEKAVDKESSEGEEEAAEEAGAEDEGGDQDDDKASKSGDEKEEKEDSEKSKKEDEKKVKDEKADDKSEKEVAKAEAPKTEAAKPEAKKEEVAKTVASKPLSLKPESPKSESPKPQSPKSESPKAASPKSESPKAASPKSESPKAGSPKAGSPKPGSPKVQSPKSESPKSVSPKPQSPKAESPKAESPKAESPKAESPKAESPKAESPKAESPKAESPKAESPKAESPKAESPKAEPQKAESPKAESPKAESPKAESPKAESPKAESPKAESPKAESPKAESPKAEPPKVESPKVESPKAESPKSESPKVESPKAESPKAESPKAESPKTEKPDAPKPAEEKSEKKSDSTEDKKVEKPDVAMNGDLDKSPEEEEKKDEGLEDDVLANGVDESLGKDDASQKVVITKTVETITTGEDGSKHVTKSVTVTETVKEVEEMVQETVVATKKTEKHSTQSVKEVTEG, from the exons ATGAGTTACCCGGTGGACACGATAGGAAGCCCTTTCAGAAGAGCTATGGATACTAGGACGAGCAACTACGGCTACAGCCGCTCCGGCACCCCCTCCAGCGGCTACCGCTCCCAGTCCTGGTCCCGAGCGAGCCCCGGCTCCACCGTGGCCGCGTCTTACAAGAGGAGCGTGAACATGCCGGTGTCCCGCGGTTACAGCTCCGCGGTGCTCAGCTCCGCCGACAGCGGTGATTACAACCAGAGCTCCATGCTGAACGGAGACTACAAGCGATCTAACGAGAAAGAGCAACTCCAAGGGCTCAACGACCGCTTCGTTGTTTACATTGACAAGGTGCATTACCTGGAacagcagaaccagcagatcGAGTCGGAGATCCAGGCGCTGCGGCAGAAGCAGGTGTCTCGCTCCCAGCTGGGAGACCTGTACGACGAGGAACTGCAGGAGCTGCGCTCCGTGCTGGAGCAGATCCACCATGACAAGGCGCAGATTCAGATCGACACCGACCACATCGAGGACGACATCCATCGGCTTAGGGACCGCTTCGACGAAGAGGCGCGCATCCGGGAGGAGACTGAGGCCATCATCCGCGTCCTGAAGAAGGACATGGGCGACTCGGAGTTGGTTAAGTCCGAGTTGGAGAAGAAAGTTCAGTCGCTGCAGGATGAGATCGCCTTCATCCGCAACAACCACGAGGAAGAGGTGAGCGACCTGATCGCGCAGATCGAGGCTTCTCAGGTGACCATGGAGAGGAAGGACCTGCAGAAGACGGACATCACCGAGGCTCTGCGGGAGATCCGCTGCGAGCTGGAGGGTCACTCCAACCAGAACCTGCAGCAGGTGGAAAACTGGTTCATGTGCCGCTACTCCAAGCTCACCGACGCTGCGGAGCAGAACAAGGACGCCATCAAGTCCGCCCGGGACGAGATCTCCGACTACCGCCGCCAGCTTCAGTCCAAGACGGTGGAGCTGGAATCCGTGCGCGGGACGAGAGACTCGCTGGAGCGGCAGCTGAACGACATCGAGGACCGTCACAACAGCGACCTGTCCAGCCTCCAG GAGACAATTCACCAGCTGGATAATGAGCTCAAGAGCACCAAGTGGGAAATGGCTCGTCACCTGCGCGAGTACCAGGACCTCCTCAATGTCAAGATGGCCCTGGACATTGAGATTGCTGCATACAG GAAACTCCTCGAGGGTGAGGAGACCCACTTCAGCACTTTCCCTTATCGCCAGCCGATCACTCCCGCCAAAATCTCCAAGCCCAAATCAGAAACCTCCAAGCTGAAGGTGCAGCACAAGTTTGTGGAGGAGATCATCGAGGAGACCAGGGTGGAGGATGACAAGTCCGACCTGGACGAGGCCCTGGCTGAGATAGCACAGGAGCTGTCAGCCACACtcggagggggaggagaggacgaggaggatgaagaggagaaggaggaagcagagggtGAAGTAGATGCAGGAGAGGTAGAACAGGAGGAAGTTATTAGCGCCACTGAAGCTAAAGTAAGCTCCAGCGCACCCGCTAAGGgggaagaggacgaggaagaggaagatgaggcaAAGGGTGGCGATGAGGACGAagagggagaaggtggagaggaattagagaaggaagaagaaggtgaaggAGACGAtgagggagaaaagggggatgatgcagagggagaaggagaagatgcaggaaaggaggaagaggatgaggaagaggttgAGGAAACAGTTCTGTGCTCCGAAGCTCCTGAGTCGAAAGCCTCTCCCGACAAAGAGAAGGCTGTAGACAAGGAAAGCAgcgaaggagaggaggaagcagcagaggaagctgGTGCTGAAGATGAGGGTGGTGATCAGGATGATGACAAAGCATCCAAAAGCGGAGacgagaaagaggaaaaagaggattcagaaaaaagcaaaaaggaaGACGAGAAGAAGGTAAAAGATGAGAAAGCAGATGACAAGTCAGAAAAAGAGGTAGCCAAGGCAGAAGCTCCGAAAACAGAAGCTGCAAAACCTGAGGCCAAGAAGGAAGAGGTGGCCAAAACAGTGGCATCGAAACCTCTATCCCTAAAGCCTGAATCCCCCAAGTCTGAATCCCCCAAACCCCAGTCTCCTAAATCTGAGTCTCCCAAGGCTGCATCTCCTAAATCTGAGTCTCCCAAGGCTGCATCTCCTAAGTCTGAGTCTCCCAAGGCAGGCTCACCGAAGGCCGGATCTCCCAAACCTGGTTCCCCAAAAGTTCAGTCCCCCAAGTCAGAATCCCCGAAATCTGTGTCCCCAAAACCTCAGTCCCCAAAAGCTGAATCCCCAAAAGCTGAATCCCCAAAAGCTGAATCTCCAAAAGCTGAATCCCCAAAAGCTGAATCTCCAAAAGCTGAATCCCCAAAAGCTGAATCCCCAAAAGCTGAATCCCCAAAAGCTGAATCCCCAAAAGCTGAATCTCCAAAAGCTGAATCCCCAAAAGCTGAACCCCAAAAAGCTGAATCCCCAAAAGCTGAATCTCCAAAAGCTGAATCCCCAAAAGCTGAATCCCCAAAAGCTGAATCCCCAAAAGCTGAATCCCCAAAAGCTGAATCTCCAAAAGCTGAATCCCCAAAAGCTGAATCCCCAAAAGCTGAGCCTCCAAAAGTTGAATCTCCAAAAGTAGAATCTCCAAAAGCTGAATCTCCAAAATCTGAATCCCCAAAGGTTGAATCCCCAAAAGCTGAATCCCCAAAAGCTGAATCCCCAAAAGCTGAATCCCCAAAGACCGAGAAGCCTGACGCTCCTAAGCCTGCTGAAGAGAAATCCGAGAAAAAGAGCGACTCAACAGAAGACAAGAAGGTAGAAAAGCCAGATGTTGCCATGAACGGCGACTTGGACAAGAGcccagaagaggaagaaaagaaggacgAGGGCCTGGAAGACGACGTGCTCGCTAACGGCGTGGACGAGAGTCTTGGTAAGGATGACGCCAGCCAGAAGGTGGTGATCACCAAGACCGTGGAGACCATCACCACCGGCGAGGACGGCTCCAAGCACGTCACCAAGTCCGTCACCGTGACCGAGACGGTGAAGGAGGTAGAAGAGATGGTGCAGGAGACGGTGGTGGCCACCAAGAAGACGGAGAAGCACTCCACGCAGTCGGTCAAGGAGGTGACCGAGGGATGA